TGGGTCAATGTACGTTTGACCCAAAGGTACTATTCACGGATTACGAAGCCAACTCGGGATATTGCTCTCGGATATCGCGAAACGATTCGTTGATCACCCGGCGTGAAGCCAGCACCAAGACCAAGGTTACCGGAAAGGCGAGTACGATGTACCACTTGGCAGCTAAACTCATGGTTTCATCGAATACGTTGAACATATTGAGCAGGTTGAGCGGTATAAAGAGTAGGGAGAACGACACACTACGTGCGATTCCATCAAAAAGTAGTTTGGGCATTCTTTTGCGTTCACGGCGATCACGGATGACCAGAAGGAGCCAATAAAGGAACAGCACTCCGAACCCACCCGCGAGGGCCCAACCGGCACATCGTATCGGAATACGATGTGCCGGGCTCCTATGCCGGACAAAAGGGTCATGAAGATCTGAGGTGGCTTCCAAAAATGGAGAAAATGAACCCACAAACGCCGGTAGTAGTAGTTGCCCAATGATTTTTGTCGCTCCACGAGCACATCATCGAAACCGAAGATCCCGAATTCTTTATGCGTTATGCGAATAGCCTCATCCGGAGTAAGGTCGGGGTTTTCGGTCATGCGCTCTTCTGCAGATGAGGCTAGGTGGTCGACCAACTCTTCCTGTGGTCATAGAATTCGATCCCCTTCTGTTTAACGAAAGCTCTGATTTGTTCTATTTGGTCTTGATTTAACTCCATAGTGGTCCATTGTTTGGATTCAACAAGAGTTGCATGTTTTGTAGGTAATCGGCCAGTTCATCCATTTTCTGCTTAGCCGCATGGCCGCCTTGTGGGGTGATCGAATAATACTTTCGGCGGCGTCCATCGACCCGCAGCGTTTCTGTCGATAGCCATCCTTTACTTTCTAACTTGTGTAAACTAGGGTACAGCGCTCCCTCTGTTATTTCGAGCCCGCCCGAAGTCACCTCCTTCACCTTCTTGGTGATCTCGTATCCGTACATACGCCCATTCTCTTCGAGCAACCGGAGAATGATGGTCTCTAAACTTCCCTTGTAGAACGAGTTTTCTTTCATTACCTAAGATTCTTAGGTAAATATACATAAGAATTTTAGGCATGTAATGGGAATGCGCATTTTAGTCTTGGCCCCAACGAGGTGATGTATTGGCCGAACGCCTAATGCTGATGACCGTGGTGTTTCCCATCGTGCCGCTTAGGCACCGGATCGTAACCCGAGGTTCCCCACGGACGACAACGCGCAATGCGCTTGGCTCCTAGCCAGATTCCGCGAATGACACCCCACTCCCGAATGGCTTCGATGGTGTAATTCGAGCAAGTCGGATAGTGCCGACAATTGCGCGGCAATATCGGACTCAGAACGTATTGGTAAACGCGAATCAGAAAAATGAAGGGCACTTGCAGTATGGCCCTCAGCGTTTTCACTTCTGAAAATCTTTGTACAACATGCTGGGCTGTACCTCTTTGTTGTGCTGGTACTTGTTCGATTTGTACTTGTCGAATTCGCCATCTATGCTGTGGTAGAAGATTTGGCAAATCTCAACGCCCGGATAAATACGAATCGGCTGTACGCAGAACATTTCGAGTGTCCAGTATCCGCTGAATCCAACATCGCCGAAACCGGCCGTCACGTGCACGAACAAGCCCAAGCGACCGATCGACGAACGACCCTCGAGCATCGGCACAAAACGCTCCGTAGTGGTATGCTCAGTGGTACGGCCCAGATACAATTTTCCGGTCTCGAGCAACAGCCCCTCCTCCGGAATGATCATCTTGGTGGCCGTATTGACCTCCTTCATATCGAGCACATCGTTGTCGTACACCAACACCTCATTGTGCAAGCGCAAGTTGTACGAATTGGGGTTCAGCTGCCCTTCATTGAACGGCTCGATCTTGATGTCCTGCCCCATGTGCGACAGAATTTGCTTCCCAGATAGAATCATACCTTATCCGTTTTGGATCCAAAAGGTTCCCTCTTTACTATCTTTCAATTGAATGCCAAGCTCGGCTAACTCATCGCGGATCTTGTCCGACGTCGCCCAATCTTTATCCGCCCTCGCGGTATTCCGCAGGTCGATCACCAATTGCATTACGCCGTTCATATCCTTCTGGCCCTCGCGGGCCGATGCTTCCCTTTCGAGACCTAGTACGTCTTCGATCATGGCGGTGAAGAACGCCGAAAGCTCGTCAATGGCTCCTTGTGTCAGCTCCAACTTTCCATTGATGTTCGAGTTGATCACACGCACGGCATCGAACAACTCGGCGATCAAGATGGGGGTATTGAAATCGTCGTTCATTGCAGCAAGTGCCTTCTCCTTCCAAGCTGCAACATCGAATTCGTCATTTCCTCCGGCCTTCATACGGCCTATGTCGGCCATGGCCTGCATCATCTTCTGATACCCCTTCTCCGCTGCCTGCAAAGCCTCGTTTCCGAAATCGATCGGCGAACGATAATGCGCTTGAAGCATGAAATAGCGGATGATCATAGGCGAATAGGCGCGCTCCAACAAATCGTGATCACCGGTGATCATCTGCTCGAAGTTGATGAAATTCCCTTTGCTCTTGGCCATCTTCTGTCCCTCGATAGTCAACATATTGTTGTGCATCCAGTAATTCACCGGAACCTTGCCATGTGCCGTGCAACTCTGTGCGATCTCGCCCTCGTGGTGTGGAAACTGAAGATCCATTCCACCACCGTGGATGTCAAAGGTATCGCCCAAATACTTCGAACTCATCGCCGTACACTCGAGGTGCCACCCGGGGAATCCCTCGCCCCAGGGCGAATCCCATTTCATGATGTGTTCCTGCTTGGCCTTCTTCCACAAGGTAAAATCCTTGGGGTCGCGTTTCTCCGATTGGCCATCGAGAGAACGACTTCCACTTTGCAGGTCTTCGAGCACCTTGCCCGATAACTGCCCAAAAGGATAGTCCTTCACGTACTTGTCCATATCGAGGTACACGCTTCCGTTGACCTCATAGGCATACCCGTTTTTCAGGATCGTCTCCACGATCTTGATCTGCTCGGGAATATGTCCGGTAGCGCTCGGTTCAATACTCGGAGGCAATGTATTGAGTTTAGCATAGGCGTCGTGATACGTATACGTATACTTCTGCACGATCTCCATCGGCTCCAACTGCTCCAAGCGCGCCTTTTTCGTAATCTTGTCTTCACCTGCGCCTGCCAACTCGTCTTCGAGGTGACCTACATCGGTAATGTTGCGTACATAGCGCACCTTGTACCCGAGGTATTTCAAGTATCGGAATACGATATCGAATACCACGGCTGCGCGCGCATGTCCGAGGTGCGGCTCACCATAGACGGTAGGGCCACAAACGTACATGCCCACGAAAGGCGGGTTTATTGGTTTGAAAATTTGTTTCTCGCGTCCGAGAGAGTTATAAATACTTAGGGGAAATTCTTTGGTCAGATCCATAATAGCTGGTTTTGCGGTTGTTGAACGAACGATTCAAAAGGGGTGAATCAGCAACAACAGCAACAGCCGGCAGAGTAGAGCACAGAAATAATAGAATGACGCATTATAGTTCTCGTTTCCGGTACAAAGAAAGTGATTTTCCCTCGAATTCAGGTCATTCTTTCATTAGAATGAACCCTCCCTTTTTCCCTTTATCCACATCGCTAAAAATGAGCCACTCTTCATTTTCTCCTTTGTAGTACTGTGCATTATTCAAATAAATGGGAACATTTTTCCATTCGTTGGGCATCACACTGTTGTATTCCATTTGGCGCCCTTCACTTACCCCGACCAGAACTAACTGGCCTCTCATTCCAATGTAGGGTTTGCTTACATCTTCCGGCCAGCGATTTTGGTTGTTGGGGTGATCGATGTACATGATTCCGATACCGTCGTTGAGCTCAATAACCTTTGATCCTACAGTCGATTCATAGGTCGTTTGCGTCGACTGACGCTGTTCTTTCGGCACTACATCCATCCACTCGGGAACGCCCGCTTTATCGAGCTTGATTACCACAATATCGTTGGCACAAGACTCCCAATAGGTGACCGTGCCGCCCACACCATCACTGATTTGAACCCAACGGCCGTAATGATTCTCTACGACGTGGAAGTATCCGCCATCATTGGATGGCCTGAACCACTTCGTATCCATGTACATGTCTTTAAACCCTTCGGTACTCTTGCGATCGGGTATTTCCTTGTGGTTTTCAGTCAAACGGTTCCAAACACTGTTCGAAAGGGGCATTAGGTTGACCTCCCCACATTCCCATTTTTCGCGATCGATGATAAAAGTAAATGCGCCTGCAAATGTTCCTCGCTCACTTCCTCCGTAAGTTCCGGAAATCAAGAAATCGCCCGACTCCATCTTTCGTGTTGCAAAAGTTCGGGCAAATGCGGTGATCTCTCCCATTAGCTCTTGTACCCGCGATGTCGTTTGGAGTTCTTCTCCATCGGCGGAGAATTTGTGGAAGTAAAGCACTTGACGGGGGGTCCCATTCGCCTCCATCTTTTCTTCTTCCATGGTCAATACCACCTCGCCGTTATCCATGAGGTCGATTCCGTGGAAGGTCAGAAACTCATTATCCGTTTCCATATCCACGGTTTTCTTCCAAACCAAGTCACCACCGAGGTCTACGATTCCGACCGATACTATTGCTCTATCCCGATCTTCTTCAGACATCGTAGAATAAAAAACCAGCTGCTGTTTTTCTTCATTGTAGTCGTACCTCGTAATCCCGGTTACCTTACGATCGACTTCTTGAGTCCAATACTCGATAGGTCGGCTATAAACACCGGTGCGTAGGTCAATATCCATTCCCAGTACGGTCTTTACTCTGGTCTTTTTATCGTAGGACAACAAGAACAAAGTAGCCACCCCGTTTTCGATGATGATCGGACGCTTACTGAGCGAGAGCCCCTTCCAATACCATGCATCCACGCGGCCGTATTTCAATTTTCCGAGATCGATCTCTACGATCTCCCGCATGTCCCCTCTGTAAGGATCAACCTGATAAAAAATGAGCTCTTTTGACTTTCTGGTGTGCCCCACACCGATGACGACGTCATTTTCCTTATCTAAATAATAGCTCGGATCTAAAACTCCTTTCGGAATCTCAAAGCTTACGGTTTGCTTTCGACGAAATGGATTCTCGCTTACTTGGGCACTTGAAACAAGGACTGAACAAATAACGAAAAGCAGGATAATTAGTCGTTTCATTTTGATTGGGTGGAGAGAATATTTATTTTTGGCCAAAATACTAGCAAATGTTCACCAAAGCAACTCTGGTTTCGGTTTTCTGCCTAATCCCTACTTTACTATTCGGGCAACGAATCATTGAATCCGATGAGACGGTCCGCAACTCATCCAGAAAAAAGGCATATCAATCGAGCCTGGCACTGAAGCTCGGTTTTACCGATGCCCTCCGTGGTGAGATACCCGTTTCATTGGAATACGGATTTTCTGAACAGGTTTCCGTTGAAGTTGGAGTAAGTTATTTGATCAAGAATTTTTGGTACTTCTCGGAGTGGGGGTTCCTGGCGGGAAACGACCCTTTTGTCGGAAGTACCTACGACATATACGGGTCGCCAGACGCCAGTGTCGGAGTCTTTAGTAAAGTTCGTTTCTACTACGATGACCAATTCTACGAAGGATGCTTCTTCGAGATCGAGTTCAACGACCGCCGCTATAACTCGACTTATACGTACGAAGATTTTGAACAGCCAACGTTCATGCATTTTACGGACTTTTCTTTGAACTGGGGTGCAGTTCACCACTCCAACGAACGCTTTTGTTTGGAAGGGTTATACGGGTTTGGCGTCAGAAATGCTCGTTTGCAGTTCTCTGAAGGCGACAACTTCGAACCCGCTGTACCAGGTGAATCACCAGGGCTGTACACGAGCCAAGGAAACACATTAATGTTGCGCATTGGATACAAGCTCGTCTACCTATTGTAACCCCCTATTTCCCGAGGATTTGCTCAGGAACCTGAATGTGAAGCGTTAACTCTCGCTTATTAAAATACGAGAAAAGCACTTCGGAGCCGATCACCGCTCTCCGACCGGTAGTATTAAAAAATGATCCGGCGCTCGAGTGTGAGGGAAATACAGTAAATATTCCCCATTATAATTGTAGTAGAACGAAGGGCGAAGGGTATAGTCCTTTATCTCATAACCCTCATTGATAACTTTATAATCCATTCCCCCTAGATCGTCAATCGTAACGCCTACGAAGTTGGGTTTTCTTATACCCCAAGGTTTTTCGATGTTCGGAAAAGTGCCTAGGTTTTCTTTTTCATCCAAGTACGCGATCAACAGATCAGCACCCTTTCTAACAGCCGAATAACTTAAAAATGTCAAGCTTAGGTAGGGAGTGCGCTCGATTTGAGATTTGGGAACAAGGGTGATCCAGTTTATCGCACCGGATTCAGCGAATTGTACTGCGAGAATATAGCCACGTATAACCGCGTACTGTCGCGTAACAACTTGACTTGCAGGGTTGCCTTCTGTGTATTCCTCCCAGTGATAATCCTCCATGAGCATAAGCACCTTTCCTGATTCAGTACGCTCCATGAAGTCGATCCTAAAGTTCGGGGTCTTATAGTTTTCTTCCGTTTTCTTAGTGTACTCGTGAAAAGACAAAAATTGTTCTATTTTCTCTGATTGCGCCCTTGAAACGGATTCGTGAAACACCTTCCCAACTGCCAGGATTGAGCGTCTATTAGTGCTCCAAAAACACCGTTATAATCGGTATAATGCTTTACTCGGCACGATCCTTCAATGAACAAGTCTCCGTTGGGTAAAAACTGGCTATCCCATTTCGAAATCGAAAGACCTTGGTCCCGATCGATTTTGAAATCGAGTGTGGCATACATGGGCCGGTCCGATTCGAGGTCGAATCGGTAAAAGTCGAAATGCGTTTCCCATTTGTCTTCACCCACTTCTTCATAACGCATGAATCCATATTCCATTCGCCCTTGCGAATCAAATTGAATATCGCGTAAGCGCATTAAAAAATAGGTCGGCGGAATTTCAAAATTCTTTCTCCACCGGTCGGTCCGATTCCGGTTAATTATTCGAAGATCAAACTTGGCTGGCTCCTTATCAATGGAAGGATACGACCCTAAAGCCAAAGCATTTTGTTCCTGATCAACTTGAAACTTTATACCTCCATTATCGCCATTTTCAGAATGCTGCTTGTGAATTACTTTCATTGGTGAAACTAGTCCCGCATGAAGATCCACATCCAGGGTCAAAAGAAGTTTGACGTCCTCTTTTACATTCGAATAAGTGAATAGGAAACGGGCCGTCCCCTGGAATGCCCAAACCGGCTTACCCTTGATAGCCTCCCAATCTACCGGTGCTGCCGCATCCCTTTTAACGGAATATATCTTGCTTGGAATCTCAATGATGGTACTCACGGTTCCTCGCTCCGGGTCCACGGAAAAGACGACCATATCCTTTCGTTTCTTCGTGAAAGCATAGGCGTATAATTCCCCTTCGCTGGTGTCCTCGAAAAAATAAGGCTCTGAAATACCCTTTGGCAGTTCTAATCGTGTAGCATTTTGAACCTCTAATTCAGGGCCATCTACGCTCTGCTCCGATGAAATCAGGGTAGAAGTATAACTAATACCGCTGCGAGACCTATCGATCGGAGACATTTATTCAAAAGCTCGGTTTTATACTACCCTTTAAATGAATGATAATGCTGTCAAGCCGCAGTAATCAATTACAGCTCCATATTGATGTAGTCCAAGAACTCCTTCCTCACTTCGAGGTCTTGGAACTTGCCGCCGTATTCGGCAGTCACTGTAGAGCTATCGATATCGCGGATACCGCGCGAATTCACACAAAGGTGCTTGGTGTCGATTACGCAGGCCACATCCTCGGTATTCAACGCTTCTTGTAGATCCTTAACGATTTGCATCGTCAAACGCTCCTGAACCTGCGGGCGACGAGCGTAGTAATCTACGATCCTGTTCATCTTCGACAATCCGATCACTCGGCCATTGCTGATATATGCGATGTGGGCCTTACCCACGATCGGCAACAAGTGGTGTTCACAGGTAGAGTACAGTGAAATATTCTTCTCCACCAACATTTCGCCATACTGGTACGAGTTGTTGAACGTCGACATCTTCGGTTTCTCATCCGGCCGTAGGCCGCCAAAAATCTCTTGCACGTACATCTTCGCGACCCTAAAAGGCGTACCCTTGAGGCTGTCGTCGGTCATATCCAAACCGAGCGTGTGCATAATGTCGTACACCTTCTCCGAAATGATGTTCATCTTCTGATCATCACTCATAGCAAAGGCATCACTGCGCATCGGAGTCCGGGTGTAATCGCCCGAGGCATGGTGATCGCCCATCTCCTCGCACGATTCGCGCTTCGTGTCTATATCGTGTTTCAAGCTCATTTTCTTCTGCTTTTCCGTACAAACGCCCTGCGGACAGAAAGGTTCCATCCGACCCCGCGACATCATCGCGTTTGGCTATCTCAATCTCTGGGCCTGAATGAAATAAAGCCGCAAAGATACGAAACAACTTTTCGCCATTGGCGAAAGGAGATTTTGGCTTTGCCAAAGTACATTAGCTAGCGCCGCAAGTACATAGCAACACAACGAGTAGGTGAAACCTATTAGGATACCCATGGCCCGCTGCCCACCGCCCTCAATAGAACATTTTCCACATAATAGTATTACTATTCATATATTTATGTGTTCCGTCAAAATGTCTACCCTATGACGACCTACACAAAGATAAAATGGACCCTGGGCATACTGCTCGTGTTCGGATTGGTTGTGGCCACCAACCTGATCGATCAGAATAACTTCACTCAAGTCCGCAACTCCGCCGTAACCATTTACGAAGATCGACTGGTCGCTAAAGACCTCATTCTCGACTTGCACGAGATCACACACCAAAAGGAAGTCGCTGCGTTGCGGTCCGACACCTCCTTTTTTCGAACTCAAAACCAGCGAGTAAATAAGGATGTACAGGGAATCTTAGACCAATACCGCAGCACAAAGCTCACGGATAAAGAGGGAAGGGTTTTCGGCGACCTCCAAAGTAGTCTGAAAAAGTTACAGAACGTTGAAGCTACGGTCCTGAGCTCAAAACCGCTGAATTTCGATACCCTATTCGAACAGACCGAAGTGGTAAAGGGCCACCTCGATGAACTCTCCAAGATCCAACTCGAAGAAGGACGTCGCGAAATGCTGCTAAGCAACAAAGCCCTGGACAAAGTCAAACTATTCACCCAGATCGAGATCTACTTGCTAATCGTGATCGCCGTGCTGATCCAAATCATCGTGATGTACGATCCGCGTCGGAAAAAAATGGAGGAAGGTTGAATCGTTGATCGAAATTCCGGAGCTTGACTTATTTCACCAAACGAAGAACACTCACAGTTCATGGTTCATGGTTCATCGTTCATGGTTCATGGCCCACCGCCGACTGCCGACTAAGAACTCAACACTAAACCCTAAGGACTACTCAGCTTCCATCGCCGAAAACGCCTGCTTCTGAAATAAGATCAACAAAGCCACACCGATCGAAATAGCGCTGTCGGCAATGTTGAATACAGGTCTAAAGAAAACGAAGTAATCGCCACCCCAAAAAGGCAGCCAGTCGGGTAAATAACCCTTCCAAATAGGGAAGTAGAGCATATCGACCACACGGCCTTGCAAGAATCCGGCGTAACCGCCTCCATCGGGTAAAAAGGCTGCGACCTGGCCATAGCTCTCACCGAATAAAAGTCCGTAGAAGGCCGAATCGATAATATTTCCCAAAGCACCGGCCATGATGAGTGAGAAAGCGACCACTACAATGCCCTTGGCTCCCTTATCGATCAGCGACTTCAAATAGTACCCAATCGCAATGACGGCTCCGATGCGGAACAGACTCAGCGCGAGCTTTCCCCATACACCTCCGAACTCCAGTCCAAAGGCCATTCCATTGTTCTCAGTAAAGTGTATACGCCACCAGTCGAATACTCTGATCTCTTCTCCGAGATAAAAGTTCGTTTTAATGTACACCTTCACGATCTGATCGATCAGGAGCACAGCGGCGATGATGAGGTACGCTTTCTTCAAGACCCGGGGCGCCTTAGCGCTTGCTCAAGTTCTTGGCTTCGATGCTCATAGTGGCATGTGGCACCAACATAAGGCGCTCTTTGCTGATGAGCTTGCCAGTCACTCGGCAAATTCCATAGGTCTTATTTTCGATTCGCACCAGGGCATTCTTGAGGTCGCGAATGAATTTCACCTGACGACTAGCCAATTGAGCATTAGCCTCTTTACTCATCGTGCTAGACCC
This window of the Flavobacteriales bacterium genome carries:
- a CDS encoding helix-turn-helix transcriptional regulator, translating into MKENSFYKGSLETIILRLLEENGRMYGYEITKKVKEVTSGGLEITEGALYPSLHKLESKGWLSTETLRVDGRRRKYYSITPQGGHAAKQKMDELADYLQNMQLLLNPNNGPLWS
- the yidD gene encoding membrane protein insertion efficiency factor YidD; the protein is MRAILQVPFIFLIRVYQYVLSPILPRNCRHYPTCSNYTIEAIREWGVIRGIWLGAKRIARCRPWGTSGYDPVPKRHDGKHHGHQH
- a CDS encoding dCTP deaminase, coding for MILSGKQILSHMGQDIKIEPFNEGQLNPNSYNLRLHNEVLVYDNDVLDMKEVNTATKMIIPEEGLLLETGKLYLGRTTEHTTTERFVPMLEGRSSIGRLGLFVHVTAGFGDVGFSGYWTLEMFCVQPIRIYPGVEICQIFYHSIDGEFDKYKSNKYQHNKEVQPSMLYKDFQK
- the cysS gene encoding cysteine--tRNA ligase; translated protein: MDLTKEFPLSIYNSLGREKQIFKPINPPFVGMYVCGPTVYGEPHLGHARAAVVFDIVFRYLKYLGYKVRYVRNITDVGHLEDELAGAGEDKITKKARLEQLEPMEIVQKYTYTYHDAYAKLNTLPPSIEPSATGHIPEQIKIVETILKNGYAYEVNGSVYLDMDKYVKDYPFGQLSGKVLEDLQSGSRSLDGQSEKRDPKDFTLWKKAKQEHIMKWDSPWGEGFPGWHLECTAMSSKYLGDTFDIHGGGMDLQFPHHEGEIAQSCTAHGKVPVNYWMHNNMLTIEGQKMAKSKGNFINFEQMITGDHDLLERAYSPMIIRYFMLQAHYRSPIDFGNEALQAAEKGYQKMMQAMADIGRMKAGGNDEFDVAAWKEKALAAMNDDFNTPILIAELFDAVRVINSNINGKLELTQGAIDELSAFFTAMIEDVLGLEREASAREGQKDMNGVMQLVIDLRNTARADKDWATSDKIRDELAELGIQLKDSKEGTFWIQNG
- the folE gene encoding GTP cyclohydrolase I FolE, whose protein sequence is MSLKHDIDTKRESCEEMGDHHASGDYTRTPMRSDAFAMSDDQKMNIISEKVYDIMHTLGLDMTDDSLKGTPFRVAKMYVQEIFGGLRPDEKPKMSTFNNSYQYGEMLVEKNISLYSTCEHHLLPIVGKAHIAYISNGRVIGLSKMNRIVDYYARRPQVQERLTMQIVKDLQEALNTEDVACVIDTKHLCVNSRGIRDIDSSTVTAEYGGKFQDLEVRKEFLDYINMEL
- a CDS encoding MCP four helix bundle domain-containing protein; protein product: MTTYTKIKWTLGILLVFGLVVATNLIDQNNFTQVRNSAVTIYEDRLVAKDLILDLHEITHQKEVAALRSDTSFFRTQNQRVNKDVQGILDQYRSTKLTDKEGRVFGDLQSSLKKLQNVEATVLSSKPLNFDTLFEQTEVVKGHLDELSKIQLEEGRREMLLSNKALDKVKLFTQIEIYLLIVIAVLIQIIVMYDPRRKKMEEG
- a CDS encoding lipoprotein signal peptidase; the encoded protein is MKKAYLIIAAVLLIDQIVKVYIKTNFYLGEEIRVFDWWRIHFTENNGMAFGLEFGGVWGKLALSLFRIGAVIAIGYYLKSLIDKGAKGIVVVAFSLIMAGALGNIIDSAFYGLLFGESYGQVAAFLPDGGGYAGFLQGRVVDMLYFPIWKGYLPDWLPFWGGDYFVFFRPVFNIADSAISIGVALLILFQKQAFSAMEAE
- a CDS encoding TraR/DksA C4-type zinc finger protein encodes the protein MAEKEKTHYSDEELGEFRKIILEKIGKAEADLAAIKATYVNDVNNGTDDTSPTFKAFEEGSSTMSKEANAQLASRQVKFIRDLKNALVRIENKTYGICRVTGKLISKERLMLVPHATMSIEAKNLSKR